AGCGCAGCGCCCTGCGAGCCGCCGCAGCCGACATCGGCGCGTCAGTGGAGATGCGCTATTTCGAGTTGTCGCCTTCGGAGCAGCGGCATCGACTCCAACGGCGCCAGGCGGAGGAGCCGCACACGACGTGGGAGATGTCGGATGCGGAACTGGCCGAGTGGGCCGCGATCATCAGCGTCCCGACGCCCGGTGAACTCGCCGGCGATGAGCCGCTCGACCCGGTTCCCCCGGGCTTCGCAACGTGGGACGAGTGGCGGCGGCATCGTTGGCCCCCGTCGATCTCCTGAGTTTCGGGTGGGGACGTGAACCGTCCGACGTCTACACCCCGCAGAGAAGAGGGCCTGGTTGGGGAATCAGGCCTGCCGGAGAACGCTTCGCAAGGCGCACCGCCCACGGGCATTGCAAGGGCGGGGTAAACGAGCACTCGATCCCCGGCGGGGAGCTGCGGCGCTCGACTCGGCGTGGTTCACGCACGCGGACCGGCGGGCGCGCGCGTGGAAGCCGGTCCGGATACTCTTCTAGGCTTTCGATCGTGTCTTTGGACGTCCAGGCTGCGTACTCGAATCGGGCGGCTGAGTATGTGCGAGCGCTGGGCTCGACGGCGGCTGCCCACCCGTCCGACGTGGAGTTGATCACGTCGTGGGCGGCTCACGTCAACGGCCCCATCCTGGACGCCGGGTGCGGCCCGGGGCACTGGTCCGCCTATCTCACCGAAGAGGGCCACGTCGTCAGCGGCATCGACCAGGTACCGGAGTTCATCGAGCACGCACGCGACGCCTACCCGGGAGTGCCTTTCGAACTCGGCAACATTAACCGACTGCCGTTTGAAAGCGGCAGCGTAGGCGGAATCCTCGCTTGGTACTCACTCATCCATCACGAGCCGAGCACCGTCGGCGCAACGCTGGAGGAGTTCGCTCGGGTCGTTCAGCCGGGTGGCGCGCTGTTGGTGGGATTCTTCATCGGACCGTTGGTCGAGCCGTTCGATCACACGGTTGTCACCGCCTACCGCTGGGCGCCGGAAGCGTTGGCGAACGAGTTAGAGGTCGCGGGGTTTGACGTCGTCGAGACCCACACCAGAACGGCACGCGAGCCCAAGCCCCGACCTCATGGAGCGATCCTCGCCAGACGCCCGCCCGCAGGGTGAGGTGCGAGCTCGACCGCTCATGGTGCGAGCGCGGCTGGCCCGCACCGGGACCGTCGAAAGGGCGACCTCGCTTCGGCAAGATGGAACAGTGGCGGAGCGTGAGGGACGACGGTGGAATCACAACATCCACTTCCACTCGGTCGTGCTGGGTGCGGTCCCGGCCCACGCGTCGTCTGCACTCGACGTCGGAACCGGCGACGGGATGCTTGCAGTTGAGTTGCGCCGGACGTTGACCGACGTCGTGGCGATCGACAGCTCTGAGGCCGTGCTCAATGCTGCGGCGAAGCAGCATGGGGGCATCGAGTGGGTGCTGGGCGACGTCATGACGCACGACTTCGGTCGTACCTTCGACGTGGTCGCGGCGGTCGCAGTGGTCCACCACTTCCCGGATCTGCGCCGCGGACTTCGCCGGCTGGCAGCGGTCACCTCGCCGGGCGGCTCGCTCGTCGTGGTCGGCCTCGCACGGGCCGCGTCGGTCCGCGACCACCTTTACGGGGTGGCAGGTGTCGTGCAGCATCGGTGGTACTCACATAGGCGGACAATGTGGGAGCACTCGGCGCCGACCGTCTGGCCGCCACCGCACACATATAACGAGGCTCGAGCGGCCGCAGCCGGGGTGCTCCCCGGCGCACAGTGGCGGCAGTACCCGTTGTGGCGATACGTGCTGACATGGCGGAAGCCCGCTCGGTGAAGGACCCGCTTCCGCGCGCGGATCACCATTCAAAGGCCGACCGACCGTCTGGCCGTGTTCGCGTCGCCCAGTCCCTCCGGGGTGATACTTGTCGCGCGAGTCTTCGCCGAGATGTGCCGCATCGCAAGCGTCGCTGGAGCCTCGACCAAGTTGTCCTTGACCTGCTCCTCCCCGGCGAGGTCCGGAGGTGGGTAAAGCTGACGGCGGCCGCAGTCCCGTTGTCTGCCTTCATCATCCTCGGCGTCGTGGCGCTTACGCAGCCGCGCTAGCCGACGCCGGCATAACTGACTGCTCGACTGATGCGCGCCACTGGCTCCCG
This genomic interval from Microbacterium sp. 4R-513 contains the following:
- a CDS encoding ATP-binding protein; protein product: MGRPTLFLTVGLPGTGKTTEARRIEIENRALRLTKDEWMKALYGLANPPAASDVIEGRLIEIGLRVLELGVDVVIDFGLWGRDERSALRAAAADIGASVEMRYFELSPSEQRHRLQRRQAEEPHTTWEMSDAELAEWAAIISVPTPGELAGDEPLDPVPPGFATWDEWRRHRWPPSIS
- a CDS encoding class I SAM-dependent methyltransferase, with protein sequence MSLDVQAAYSNRAAEYVRALGSTAAAHPSDVELITSWAAHVNGPILDAGCGPGHWSAYLTEEGHVVSGIDQVPEFIEHARDAYPGVPFELGNINRLPFESGSVGGILAWYSLIHHEPSTVGATLEEFARVVQPGGALLVGFFIGPLVEPFDHTVVTAYRWAPEALANELEVAGFDVVETHTRTAREPKPRPHGAILARRPPAG
- a CDS encoding class I SAM-dependent methyltransferase; the protein is MAEREGRRWNHNIHFHSVVLGAVPAHASSALDVGTGDGMLAVELRRTLTDVVAIDSSEAVLNAAAKQHGGIEWVLGDVMTHDFGRTFDVVAAVAVVHHFPDLRRGLRRLAAVTSPGGSLVVVGLARAASVRDHLYGVAGVVQHRWYSHRRTMWEHSAPTVWPPPHTYNEARAAAAGVLPGAQWRQYPLWRYVLTWRKPAR